One genomic segment of Sminthopsis crassicaudata isolate SCR6 chromosome 2, ASM4859323v1, whole genome shotgun sequence includes these proteins:
- the LOC141552715 gene encoding olfactory receptor 6B9-like, producing the protein MWQENSTTVTEFILVGFPTAIWLQTLLFFLFLGTYLFVLMENLVIILTVWTNSFLHKPMYYFLGCMSFLEIWYISVTVPKMLAGFLLHPNTISFLSCMVQLYFFLSLACTECVLLAVMAYDRYVAICQPLHYPVIMTKELCFRLTTFSWACGFSVGIIKVYFISRVIFCGNNVLNHFFCDVSPILKLACRNISMAEIVDFALAIVILTFPFSVTVLSYGFIIPTVLKIPSAAGQRKAFSTCASHLTVVIMFYMAVIFMYVRPRAIASFNSNKLISAVYAVFTPMLNPIIYCLRNQEVKDGIRKTLSSGWALFCRDPFS; encoded by the coding sequence ATGTGGCAAGAAAATAGCACTACTGTCACTGAGTTTATCCTTGTGGGCTTTCCTACTGCCATTTGGCTGCAGACACTgctcttcttcctatttcttgGAACCTATCTATTTGTATTGATGGAGAATCTAGTCATTATCCTTACTGTCTGGACCAACAGCTTCCTTCACAAGCCTATGTACTACTTTCTGGGTTGCATGTCCTTCCTGGAGATATGGTACATTTCTGTCACAGTCCCCAAGATGTTGGCTGGTTTTCTTCTTCACCCTAATACCATCTCATTTTTGAGCTGCATGGTTCAACTCTACTTTTTCCTTTCACTTGCCTGCACAGAGTGTGTACTCCTGGCTGTCATGGCATATGACCGCTATGTGGCAATCTGCCAGCCACTCCACTACCCAGTCATCATGACCAAAGAGCTCTGTTTTCGGCTGACTACTTTCTCCTGGGCATGTGGTTTCTCTGTTGGTATAATCAAAGTCTACTTTATCTCTCGTGTCATTTTCTGTGGTAACAATGTGTTAAACCACTTTTTTTGTGATGTTTCTCCCATCCTTAAATTGGCCTGCAGGAACATTTCTATGGCTGAGATAGTTGACTTTGCCTTGGCCATTGTGATTCTAACATTCCCTTTCTCAGTCACTGTTCTCTCCTATGGTTTCATTATCCCCACTGTCCTAAAGATCCCCTCAGCTGCAGGACAAAGGAAGGCTTTCTCTACCTGTGCTTCCCATCTCACTGTGGTGATAATGTTTTACATGGCAGTAATCTTTATGTATGTTCGGCCTCGAGCAATCGCCTCCTTCAACTCCAACAAACTGATCTCAGCTGTATATGCAGTCTTCACTCCCATGTTAAATCCTATTATTTACTGCCTGAGGAACCAAGAAGTCAAGGATGGCATCAGAAAAACCCTAAGCAGTGGCTGGGCCCTATTCTGTAGAGATCCCTTCTCTTGA